atttctttttaaacaaccaTATAGCATTAATTATTGACTGCAGCAGGTACCCaattaaccattttttctttattttgatgACCTGAACCCAACCCTTAAATAAGATACCGCTGTATTTCAAGGGTCACTACTGGTTTAACACAAACAAGCCTTTTCTTTTCTCATGATCTCAGGTCTTTTTGGTCACATGCTTTTTGGGCCTATCGCTCATGCTAACATCCAAACTCAGTGTAAAACCACAGTTGACTCAGGCCTAATGTAGGCCTGTATTCCtgcacagccttaactctgcccacttGGGGGATGCAGCATTTGCATGTAGATTGGGGGTAGGAACTGCTTTGTATGCAGTTGTGGTCTCTGTGAATGCATCTGTTAATGTGAAAGCATTATAACCAACCCCGTGGTAGGGTGCGGCTGGGGGTGCTGTGCTACAGCAGTCCCTAGAGTCTCTTCGAGCGCTGGGTGTACCATGGGTGTGGAGGCACGTGGTGGAGGCAATCCAAGCACTCAGTTCTTCTGGCTCTCGCCCTTTGTGGAACACGGGCACGTTTTGGTAACACAGAGGATTGCACTGCCACGGTTGCCAGAAATGAAGATACAATTACCCTCTACATCATGTCTGTAAATTACTGCAGAGACTGATAAACTGAATATGCAATCCAGCCCCTAGCGGCCATTGAATACAGAGGTATGATGGTGGGGATCCTTCAGCCTTGAGTCAGGGATGCTGACTTCAGGCCACCCCTCTCCCAGAAGCATTGTGCACttccctgcagatttcctgggcAAAATCCATTCCTTTTATCCCCAGAGAAAACTGCATGTgggcagctcctattggctgaaATCCAAAACAGGAACATTAGCACTGTCCTAAGAAGAGTCCATCTGCTTGCCTCTGTTTCTTTATAGGTTCTAGTGATTTACTCTCATTGTTTACACACACAGTGCAGAGCTGCTATGTTCAGAGACTCAGAAACCCCATTAGCTCCTCACCCTTTCACTGGCCTTGTGGGCAGAGCCTGGGACATCAAACTCACACTTAGGGCAGGTCAAAaatgttctaatttttttttgtgaCAGAAAATTGTGTTTCATCTGCTTTCCTTTCAATATTCCAATTGTTTGTCAGAAACAATAAATCATCAGAAAACTGATTTGTTGTTCATTTTTTGCTTAAAATGTTTGATTgccccaaataaaaatatttgcaggcttttatttgttttttattgtgtAACCCTCTCTTCCCTGGACACCCGGTGTTCCTGTGGAAAAGGGAGATCCTGGTGTGGTCCCAAAGGTGGTATTGGATATGTGGGAAGCTTCTCTCTACCCATCTGCAGCATCTCTCTACTCATAGGAAGAACGACAGTTGGCGGTGCGTCCTCCTGGACGTGCATTGTACACCTCTTAGGGTACCTTGGTAGCTTCCAGATACAACTCCAGCCTAAACCAGCAATAGGCCTCGCAGATAAGGGCAAATGATACTTGGTGCTCTACAGAAAGCATTTAACACCCAAGTTGGCGTGAGAAATAGCTTTACTTACAAGTAATATAGTGAGATACAATGACAATGCAATAGAATAAAGTACTCACCGCAATTACTGTGACTAGTCAataggtaaaaagaagaacaggagtacttgtggcaccttagtcaaTAGGTGGCAGCACAATGGTTCAGCTAATGGTGGCAATTTATAAACATAATCTTGAAATCCTCACTGGCATCACCCCACACACTTTTCCTCTGTGGGGACGGAGGCCAGAGCCCACCAGCCCTGCAGCTTAGCTACCCAGAGGCTGGTTAGAGAGAAGGACAAAAGATGAACCATAGCTGAGCTGTGCAATGGGAAAGAACAGAGTGGGAAGCTCAGTAGAGAGAGCACTACCTTGCCCTTCACCTCAGTGTGACAATGGAGGGCACTGTGCCATAGGAggtggtgtgggtgtgggtgacAAAACAGGGGGTGTGCTGCTCTCCCACTGGGTGCTGAGCACAATGCCTAGCTATGCGGCTAGGACCGCGGTGGGGGCTCAGTAGAGGGCACTCCCCCCAGCAGTCAGTGCTAGTCCCAGTGCCCCAGTGCAGCGCTAGTgcatgctgtgctgcagggaccgGGGTGGCGGATCCTTAGGGGGCGCTTTCCCCTCTTTGCTACTGTTGATAGCAATGTCCTTGGATTTGGCAAGGGGATGATGAACTGCAGGATGCACCGtcttttggctgaaaaattaCATTGATGCCCTTCAGCTTGTAAGTTCTATGGCTTTGATTTTgaaaggcacctaaatcccactgaaattggATGGTTGTTGGACACCTAGAGGCATGAGGGTCTTTTAAAAATACCACCGTCAATGTCCCTTGGTACTGAAGGTTTCAAGTCTGGCCAAATCCCAGATCTGTcaacttcctcctcctttccccctctctccatCTTTTCATTTGGATTCAGTCATAGAGCCACAGTATTTGAACCAGAAGGgaaccagatcatctagtctgacctcccatgaagcacaggccaccagcagcacccagcaccctcacactaatcccaacaaccaaaatgagatcaaagtatcacagcccacaggagactagactatgaTGTGCCACAGACAGGGGACAGGAGGGACCGAGATGCACCAATGCCCGAGGctcccacaatggcagggaaatggttAAGTGAGCCACAGgattctccttcccctccagtcCCAAAACAGCTGCCATTCTCcacccagaggcggctgcattttGGCGGGTGGGTGAAGCCAGCCCTGTGCACAATGCCCTTTGAGGCACCGCAAGCTGAATTAGAGTTGGACGTAGCTCATCCTGCGGTGCTCCCTCTGAACTTTGCCAAATTGAGAAACATTTTGACAAGTTACAGGGTGGAGACAGGAAAAGAataaatgtgtgtgtctgtgctcaAGGTCACAAAGAGGGGCACACGAGAATTCCAAATTTCCAAATATCCAAATgtttcaaaaaccaaaacacaacaacagcaacaccagcaaaggtggaactcattgccacagaaaGATATTGAGTCCAAGAATGTACCCCTCTGATTTCACATTACTGAATGTCTTCACATAAATACTTTTATCATGAGAGGTTAAAGTTTATTATTTTGACTTATATGATATTGTctttttctatgaaaaaaatattatgaCTAGCTCTACCCAAATTTTACATGTAACACCAATGGGTACCTTTGAAAAGGCCAACCAAGTGATTCTTAGGAGAATAATTTTCTGTATAAGGTTCTCCATCGGTTgatttcaatgattttttttcagtggaaaaatatgatttttggtttattttcagACATCTACTcgtgttttgtttctgttttcaaaaCCTAGAAAAATAATCAGTTTTtggatggtttcagagtagcagccgtgttagtctgtatccgcaaaaagaacaggagtacttgtggcaccttagagactaacaaatttattagagcataagctttcgtggactacagtccacttcttcggatgtttcCCCTCCTGCTCATCACTGTCCTCTCCTTGCTCTTCACAGTGGGGTCTTACGCCTGTATCATAGGCACCATCCCGAAGATCCCATTTGGGGAGGACAGGTCTAAGGCTTCTCCACCTGTTCCTCTCACCTCATCATGATGGCACTCTTCCAGTGCTCTGTTAGCATTATGTACTTACAACTCATATCCAGCTACTACCTGGACTGGGACAGATTCCTTTCCCTGTTCTACACAGTGGTAATGACCATGCTAAACCAAATCATCTACAGTTTGAGGAACAAGGAGGTAAAAGGTAATTCTTTCCAAAATCCTACACATGGTGACATGCTATTTGGAACGCCAaatagagggagaaagagagagagaatcttctaaatattcaaggagctgtatAAAAAGTgccggtaaaaaaaaaaaagtgtggattCCATTGGGGGGTtcactaatttatttatttatatattctcCAAATAAATAAGAAATTAAATGAGCCCTTTTCACTTCATACAAAATTCTTCACCTACCCTGTTTTTCTATGAGAAAATGTTCATTTCAAATTTCCATATTTTTCACCActtttccaatatattttttcacCCTTTTATTTCCAGTTAGGAATTTGGGGGAAATTGAAAATCTTTCCCCTCCcattttaaaacttgttttgCATCTTTCCTGTAGAgagaagcaaacaaaagtaaagtATTTTCCccgggggtgaaagtaacttaaaggccTTACCagtacgctggagtcctgagcagtagcctctggctgtggctgggagcccaagGGACTTTAAATCACCTTGgaactaccagctgcagaggcggggtggcagggctccggtggggatttaaagggcccggggctccccgcagcggctggagccctgggccctttaaatcaccgccacgGAAGCCAGTCCAGTCCAGCACAGCGTACTGGCCAGTACGCCGGACCGGACCaaaccggaccggcttactttcacctctgattttCCTTCACCTTTTCTTTCATTATTCtgtttttttcacaatttttttttccagtgggaaaAACTAAGTGAATAgagaaaagggtttttttgtcACTTTCCATAAGTGCTTAAATTACTCTCTTTTTTCCAGTGGAATAAAAGGTGTTGAAAGGGTAAAAATATGAGTGATAGTACTGATTTTCTAactatttcaaaaataaatatttgaaataataataacTTAATATTCAGTTACCACTAAGAATATATATCAGCAACTTCAATATAAAAATATCACTGGTATATTATaattatccaccctcccccaccaaaaaagcATTCCCAATCTGGGAAATTGAGATTACACTTAAAAGGAATCCAGATATGTTAAGGCATGGAAATTCAATTAGAGCACCGAAACAACTTTAACTCTCCAGTGTAGATGCCATACACTTATCAGGTTCTTATACATATCCTTGTTCCTGCAAACACTGAAGTAATTTTATTTACACTGGTTATCTGCGTTATTTTGGTTGCCTATCTgcacttttaggtgcctaaatacctttaaaaatctctccCCGGTGTCCGAAGGCTGCTCATACAAGTTAAGATACATCATTAAATGTTTTCAGGATGGATGCCTTAAATTGTTTCAGACAGAGAATCTGTTTTTAGCAGATCTATGccaatgatttcaatgagaaAATTGCTAAATTGCTGCTTCTCACTCATAGaagttaaataataataacaattataaaaataattaataatgccaTGCTCTGGCCCAGGTTTTGAGCCCAATCCTGACACCATTTATCTTGTGAGTAACTTGACATTTATGGGACATAATCTGACAAACTAAAGCTAGTCGGGGCATTTTTTACTCAATGAAATGTCATCACAATATGGTGTTTTGTTAAAACCAATTTGCACAGGCATATCGGTGTTGACAGCGTTTGCGTCAGGAAGGATTTTGAGGAACAGGGCTCTCTGGTCACTTCCGGTACAAGAGAGAAAACCAGAATCCAAAATCCCACCTTTTCAATCTGATACCAGCCATTTCAacacaattccattttgtgaaaacattggaaagattttgtttttattccaatTCTGAACACAAAAAACCTAGAAATCTTGAAATTTGTACAAAACAGAATTGTTACAAGCACAAACACATGCTCTTGAGTAACTTTTGTGTTTTATAGACTACTTCAAGAAATATGTAACAGGCATAAGGGCacagctacactgcaaaaaaaagcgTTTTCTTAACTCAGATTAGCTAACCTTTGTTGACTAACTTGGTTTAAAGTTGCAGTGCAGATATGGTAACTGGgcttttaacttgggttagcaaTTCAAATCCAACCCCAGGCTCCCTTATAGGCTTTAACTCAAGCTCCTAACCTGAGTTAAATACcaagttgctgtgtcttcactgctattttatcCCAAGTTAGCGATCATGGTTTAggctaacctgagttaagaacaccCCTAATTTTCCATACCTAGGGTTATGTCTACGCTGGTCTGGAggagtaatttccagctcaggtagacatacccgCTGTAACTTTTACAAAGTTAGTGTGTCGTAAATAGCATTTTAGCCATAGCTGCACAAACAGTGAGACCAGCTACCCATCCTGAGTCCTATCCCATCTGAAAACCAAGGTATGGATTTAGGAAGTTAGTCCATCCTGCCAACCATGCAGCTGCCACTACACTGATATATTTCATGCACTAGCTTTACCAAAGCTAGAGCCGGTACATCTGCCCAAGCTGGAAATTTCACCCCTTGCTCCAGTATAAACACACcaaaaagtgtttgcaggattggacccttcaAATGTTCCTAGAGATAGGATCACACTATTAACAAATGGTAAGAAGACAATTAACTACAGAGTGGTACTTACTGAAATATCAGGTTCGAAACACATATAGATTGAACGCTGTTGAATTTCACTGCAGACCCGAGATTCCAAATCTATATCTGGAATGTCTTCATTGACTCCAAAGGGTGCATATGTCTATCTGGCAGGATGAGAGAGTTCCATTTATCTGCATTGTTTCACTCAAGCATTTCATATTGTGACTAGTCATTGACAGAATAGGCAGTTCCATGATTATTCTGCTTTGATGCAGTAATTGGGTGTCATCTGGTAGCAGAGCATgcattttaattcattttcaaTTGTTATTGATGCTCACAAGATGAACGAGAGTTAAAATTAATTAGtattgtctttgtgtgtgtgaacTTGTATGCAAACTGAGGTCAGGTTGGAAACTTGGGACagggggagggttttttttacatttcattgGGCATGGGTCATCTCTCTTTTACACCAGATTTAAATCAGTGCATTTTAAGCCTCACTCCAGCCCTTTTTCACCACTCCAGCAGTGCAAAAGGGCCATTAAACCAGTTTAATAATCCTGATCTGCATTCCCCCTGCAGACGATGAATGCCAGACCCTGATGTAGGGGAAACTAGAGACAGCTGGCTTGGCCATGCGTTTTTTTACCCCCAATGATCCCTGGTTGTTGGAAGGGACCATAATCACGTTGGTGCAATTTAGGGAAGCCCAGAGGGTACTCCaagtgtaaacaaggcctgaATAAGGCTTCAAATTGGCCCAGAGAACAGATAGCCATAAAAGCATCTTGCAGCCATCTTTCCTTCCTATGCACAGCACAGTATGGACACATAAGATAAACTAAGCCACTAACTTCAGCAGATTTAGTAATTAAAAACCAGTGCAACTGACAAAAGAATCAGGACCATTGCCTTCAGTTGACTTATTGAGTTGATTTACTTTGGGATGAATGAGCATAGAACCAAGGCTTTGGATGTTAATTAAGCTATTCTTGATTCTCAGCCAAGTGAGTGTGAGAAGAATCAGGTCCATTGATTCCATtgtagttactcctgatttacactggggtggGTGAGTCCAGAATCAGATTCCTTCATtccaatggagttattcctgattcacAACAGAGTGAGAGCAGACTCAGGTCCATTTACTTCACTAGACTTACTCCTGATTCAGACTGGGATGAGAGGAGGGAAATTAGCTCCACTGACCCACAATAGAGTTACCTTGGTTTACAATGCAGATTTTGctgaggccagatcttcagctccaTTCTGAGGAACGCATGAAGAACACAGCCTCACCTATTTTGGCTTGAAGCCCAGGAAAGGGTTCCAAAGCAGACAATGTGTAGGCATGTTGAGATATTAGAGTTTTGGTTTGGATCTTGGTCAACCTACCAAAGGCCAGGACTACTTAGATCAATAGGAAGTCAGAACAATCTGTTTCTTGCAGTATGTAGCTGTAGAAGAAATGTTCTCTTTGCTAGGAAGCAGATTGTTACCTTTTCTTTCTTTGACCATGTGCTCCTCCTGATGTATAAAAAATGGTTTCTAGAGAATAGTTTGTGAAAGGGGAATTATGGGAGATACTTACGCTTTCTGAGATTCTGCTGTTGCTTGTTCTTTGTTTGGGTAGAAGGTAAACACATAATGTAAAGACATATAAACCGGGACTGGATGAAACTTTCTATGATAGATCTTGTGTAAGCTTAACTCTGCCACCTTGTGTGATAGAGTGTGATCCCTTATGTGATAAGGAATATGTAGCCTTAATTCTGACTTCTTAGGCAAGGCACTCtgtgcaactttaactctgcacTCAGTGATAAGCAGAGAAGAGACAGGGATCAGGGGTAATGGATATTAAACTGAATATTAAGTGTGTCTGCTGGACATGGATCCTGTGGTTCTCTAAGGCTCTCTAGGTCCCAGATCAACTCTCAAAACCTGTGCAGCCAAATTTCACCCCACAGGATCTCCTTGAATCTGGGATGGAGTAAATATTAATGGGAAAGAGTGACCTCTGGTGGTGTGCACAATGCTGCATCTCCAGAATTAATGCATTCCCTCTTTTTGCCTCTCCAACTTAATTTTTAATGTGGTTGCATCACGATCCAGGTTTCAGATCAACAGCTGTGGTGTCACAGCAGATTTATGCTGCTTTCACTAATTGACTTCTGTGGCCTTACTCCAGAATTATACAAGTCTACATGAGCTCTGAAGATGGACCAGAAAGGAAGTGTGGTGCAATGGTTATGGTGTTAGCTTGGGACTCGGAAGACATGCATTTAACTCCCTATTCTGACACAGATTTCTcatgtgaccatgggcaaatAACATCGGCCCAggttttgaaaggtatttagataTCGAAATCAATGGGTTTTAGGTGCCCagggacttttgaaaatcccactaggcatctaaatacctttaaaaattttgACCCTTGAGAAAAATTTTAAAAGGACATCAGGCCCCAATTGCTCACAATTGCAAtgcctaaatgatttaggagcccaagtctcattttcaaaagggatttaggcacttaggagatAAAATCTCATTTACAGTCAGAGGGATTTAGTCTCCTAAGTGCCTtactcccttttgaaaatgagacttaggctcctaaatcagttaggctgACCACAGCATCGTCTAATACCTTTAACAatcttagggacagattttcaaaggtatttatttaggtacctaaagatgcacaTAGATGTCTACTGGGATTTACAAATGTATctaggtcaatgggagttaggtgcctaaactgctTAAGCATTTCTGAAAGTAccattaggcacctatctgcatacTGATGAACCTAAACACCTTTTCTAATCTGGCCATTGTGATTCATTGCTCCATCTTGAAAACTGAAATTATAGCATTTTCCTACTGCACAGAGGCATTgtgaggttaaatccattaaagattgtgaggtgctcagctaccaTGGTAATGGGTCCAGATAAGGGCCTAACATAGATATATAGCCCTAAATGTGTTTCACTTTTGACGTAAAAGAATTGAGATGGAGACATTTACAGTCAATTAAATTCCTTTATTCAATGGAACCTTCTTCTCCGCACCATTCTCCAGAATGCGcccttcacctctttgttcctcaggctgtaaatgatggggtttagcatgggcGTGATGACAgtgtagaagagagagagaaacttgtcTGTGTCTGGTGTGTAGGAGGAATTGGGCTTCAGATACATAATGCAAGCGGAGCCATAGAACAGTGTCACCAccatgaggtgagaggagcaggtggagaaggacTTCCTCCTACCCTCCCCCGAGGGCATCCTCAGGATGGTGGAAATGATGCAGACATAGGACATGAGAATCAACATGAAGGGGAAGGTGCCATAGAAGAGAGCCACCATGAAGACAGCCATTTCGTTGTGGGAGGTGTCCCCACAAGCCAGCTTCAGCAGTGgagggatgtcacagaagaaatgattaaTCTCATGGGATCTGCAGAAGGGTAGGGTGAACACCATGCTGGTGTGACCGAAGGACATGAGGAGACCACTGAGCCAGGATCCAGCAGCCAGTCCAGTGGACACCTTCCTGTTCATAACCACTGGGTAATGCAGAGGCTTGCATATTGCGGCATAGCGATCGTAGGCCATGGACGCGAGGAGAAAACACTCTGATCCACCCAGGAAAAAGGTGAAATAGGTTTGCACAGCACAGCCAATGAAAGAGATGGTTTTATCCCCAGAGAGCAGATTCCAAAGCATCTTGGGGACATTGACTGATGTGTAGCACATCTCCAGGAAGGACAGGTtcctgaggaagaagtacatgggggtatgaAGGGCTGGGTCAGCCAATGTGAGGACAATGATTAGAAGGTTTCCAGCCAAGATGACTATGTAGGTCACCAGAAACACTGAAAAGAATAAATGCTTCAGGCTGGGAATGTCAGAAAAGCCCAGGAGAAAGAAGCCAGTGATTGTCGTGCTGTTTCTTCCCACTGTTTCTTGGCTAGTTTTCATcctgaagaagaaaaggaaacaatAGGTTTTCACAGAATACTTTCCCCCGCTCCACCATCCTCCActgccatacaatttctccaGATAATCTGAGTCTTCCTGTGAATTTTAGGAAGCTAAGAATTTTGTCTTTTTACAATTTGCTGCAACCTGTGTTATACCAAtggaataaaaaccagcaggatcttgtTAAAGGGGAGAAGGCAAAATGCCGTATTTATTGTGAATACAAAAAGAATCAGAATAAGCAATCAGTTATAGCTATAACATTTCATTCTCTCACACATTCATTCATACAAAGTTATGCAAGGTAGTTATAGTTACCCGTCTGCAGCTTGCTCGTGCCACATCGCTGGCCAGGTAACACGAGGATGGACCTAAATCTTATCAGGTGCGCAcccgatgctcctggaggcagAACCTGACTGAAAGTTCTCAGTCTCTAGGTTCTGTTTTTATAGGAATTTCTCCCTATACCAGTCTATGGAATCTGCTTCATCATGCTGATTttacgtttgaagtgataatcaatcaCTGTTATTTTTGAAGTGATGTTTAATCAGCAGATGGCCCATCCATGACAGCTTGGTctttgcccccaccccttccGTCCTTGGTGTGCTTGGGTGCTTGGGGGTGGATTGTGGATTTCGATTTGCCCTCAGGGTCACCCGGTCATTTCACTCCATGCATTCTTCAGCCAATTGATGTTGGGGTTGTAATTCACAGGCTGACACCTTTAATTTTTCGTGTCTTATTCAATCATACATACATACAATCACACTCCAACGTATAGCCTGTCAACATCTGCATTTTAATCCTTTAACATAACCATTCTAAAATCACTGGGACATGGCAGACTTCAATAAGTCTATTTATcccacttgttacatttaaaaggaaacaaataagATAAg
The window above is part of the Chrysemys picta bellii isolate R12L10 chromosome 12, ASM1138683v2, whole genome shotgun sequence genome. Proteins encoded here:
- the LOC103307100 gene encoding olfactory receptor 5V1-like, whose amino-acid sequence is MKTSQETVGRNSTTITGFFLLGFSDIPSLKHLFFSVFLVTYIVILAGNLLIIVLTLADPALHTPMYFFLRNLSFLEMCYTSVNVPKMLWNLLSGDKTISFIGCAVQTYFTFFLGGSECFLLASMAYDRYAAICKPLHYPVVMNRKVSTGLAAGSWLSGLLMSFGHTSMVFTLPFCRSHEINHFFCDIPPLLKLACGDTSHNEMAVFMVALFYGTFPFMLILMSYVCIISTILRMPSGEGRRKSFSTCSSHLMVVTLFYGSACIMYLKPNSSYTPDTDKFLSLFYTVITPMLNPIIYSLRNKEVKGAFWRMVRRRRFH